One genomic segment of Methanothermobacter tenebrarum includes these proteins:
- the porC gene encoding pyruvate synthase subunit PorC, with translation MIEIRFHGRGGQGAVTAAEILAKAAFEDGKYSQAFPFFGVERRGAPVMAFTRLDEKPIRRRHQIYNPDYVVVLDDGLLEVVDVFAGLKTNGAVIINTREEPQTPPGAKKYTIDATGIALEILGRPIVNTTMLGAFAGATEEVTIDAIIKIIKETFPGKIGEKNAEAAKKAYENIKR, from the coding sequence ATGATCGAAATCCGATTTCATGGACGCGGCGGACAAGGTGCCGTCACAGCAGCAGAAATCCTCGCAAAAGCCGCATTCGAGGATGGGAAGTACTCACAAGCTTTTCCATTCTTTGGTGTGGAAAGAAGAGGCGCCCCCGTCATGGCCTTCACAAGACTAGATGAAAAACCCATAAGAAGAAGACATCAAATTTACAACCCTGACTATGTTGTCGTATTAGATGACGGACTCCTAGAAGTCGTTGACGTATTCGCAGGACTAAAAACCAACGGTGCAGTCATAATAAACACGAGAGAAGAACCCCAAACACCTCCAGGAGCCAAAAAATATACCATCGACGCTACAGGCATAGCATTAGAAATCCTAGGCCGACCCATTGTAAACACAACAATGCTCGGAGCATTCGCAGGCGCGACAGAAGAAGTAACAATAGATGCTATCATAAAGATAATCAAAGAAACATTCCCCGGCAAAATCGGGGAAAAGAACGCCGAGGCTGCTAAGAAAGCCTATGAAAACATAAAAAGGTGA
- the porB gene encoding pyruvate synthase subunit PorB — MEIPKEELLAPGHRGCAGCGATLGVRLALKALGKNTIAVSATGCLEVITTPYPETAWEIPWIHVAFENAAAVASGIERALKAKGKKDINVVAFAGDGGTADIGMQALSGAMERGHNIIYICYDNEAYMNTGIQRSGATPYGASTTTSPPGKKSFGEDRPKKNMPFIMAAHGVPYVATASISYPEDFMKKVKKAKETEGPAYIHLHQPCTTGWGFDPSKTIEIGRLAVETGAWLLYEIEEGEFRVTYRPIQRRPVTEYLDAQRRFKHLKDEEKAKIQEYIDKICAELRI; from the coding sequence ATGGAAATCCCCAAAGAAGAACTCCTCGCCCCAGGCCACCGTGGCTGCGCAGGATGCGGCGCAACCCTAGGCGTGAGATTAGCACTAAAAGCCCTCGGCAAAAATACAATAGCAGTTTCAGCAACCGGCTGCCTAGAAGTTATCACCACACCCTACCCAGAGACAGCATGGGAAATACCATGGATACACGTAGCATTTGAAAATGCAGCCGCAGTTGCCTCAGGCATAGAAAGAGCCCTAAAAGCCAAAGGCAAAAAGGACATAAACGTGGTTGCATTCGCAGGTGATGGTGGAACAGCAGACATAGGCATGCAAGCCCTCTCAGGGGCAATGGAAAGAGGCCATAACATCATCTACATTTGTTACGATAACGAAGCATACATGAACACGGGAATACAAAGAAGTGGAGCAACACCCTATGGCGCATCAACCACAACATCACCACCAGGTAAAAAGAGCTTCGGCGAAGACAGGCCCAAAAAGAACATGCCATTCATCATGGCAGCCCATGGGGTACCATATGTGGCAACAGCATCAATATCATACCCAGAAGATTTCATGAAAAAAGTTAAAAAGGCAAAGGAGACAGAAGGACCAGCATACATACACTTACATCAACCATGCACAACAGGATGGGGATTCGACCCATCAAAGACTATAGAAATCGGAAGACTTGCAGTAGAAACAGGTGCTTGGCTATTATATGAGATAGAAGAAGGAGAATTCAGGGTTACTTATAGGCCAATACAGCGTAGACCAGTCACAGAATATTTAGATGCCCAGAGAAGATTCAAACATTTAAAAGACGAAGAGAAGGCCAAAATACAAGAGTATATAGACAAGATATGTGCAGAGCTCAGAATATAG
- a CDS encoding dihydropteroate synthase-like protein, producing MKVLIITGKLAGELVIKASSTKKHDVHVHIADILIAAFLTPRQIINEIKNLDDTIISELDLILIPGLIPKDASIITKETGIPTYKGPTDAADLPIVLDLLDKLKLSPKKAADRLIEEEQRKRALKFIKDFEEDEEKREKLLKKEENILVGDLPVGRDFPMRVLAEVAKAPFLKKEELIKQVRYLVKNGADIIDIRTIPGENLSKRIPEIIKTVKKVAGNLPVSIDTLNPDEIETAVKAGAQLVLSLDHGNYEELLPLLKERNIPAVILPTDYTGGWIPETAKERVESLESLKRKCKGIDIIPDPILDPVNSKSIVDSIKACKEYTSRNPEPIFFGAGNVAELIDVDSTGVNALLAGMGMELGAGILFTPEVSGKNKGSTYELAVASRMMFLAKNRKSIPKNLGIDLIIFKDKRKHEKIKEKIKVPILEAHGGIKFTQDKAGSFKILVEDGKIKVIHYKNMEAQIALVSDNAKKLYEEIIKRNLVTRLEHAAYLGAELQKAEIALITGKDYRQDLELFRKPFKL from the coding sequence ATGAAGGTTCTTATAATCACAGGAAAACTCGCAGGAGAACTCGTAATAAAAGCTTCATCTACTAAAAAGCATGATGTACACGTCCATATCGCAGACATACTCATAGCAGCTTTTCTAACCCCCCGTCAAATAATAAATGAAATAAAAAACTTAGATGATACTATCATCTCGGAACTAGACCTTATACTCATACCAGGCCTAATACCCAAGGATGCTAGCATAATAACAAAGGAGACAGGAATACCCACATATAAGGGGCCTACAGATGCTGCTGACCTCCCAATAGTACTTGATCTTTTGGACAAATTGAAATTATCACCCAAGAAAGCCGCTGACAGGCTCATAGAAGAAGAACAGCGGAAAAGAGCCCTTAAGTTTATAAAAGATTTTGAAGAGGATGAAGAAAAACGTGAGAAATTACTTAAAAAAGAAGAAAACATCCTTGTAGGTGATCTCCCTGTTGGAAGAGACTTTCCAATGAGGGTCTTGGCAGAAGTTGCAAAGGCGCCATTCCTAAAAAAAGAAGAATTAATAAAGCAAGTTAGATATCTCGTGAAAAATGGGGCTGACATAATAGATATCAGGACAATACCAGGCGAAAACTTATCAAAAAGAATACCAGAAATTATAAAAACAGTGAAAAAGGTGGCTGGCAACCTCCCAGTGAGTATTGACACTCTAAACCCTGATGAAATAGAAACAGCTGTTAAAGCCGGTGCACAGCTAGTTCTAAGCCTTGATCATGGAAACTACGAGGAATTATTACCACTTTTAAAAGAAAGAAACATACCAGCAGTTATACTCCCCACAGATTATACTGGAGGTTGGATACCTGAAACAGCCAAGGAAAGAGTGGAATCTTTAGAATCTCTAAAGAGAAAATGTAAAGGTATAGATATCATCCCAGACCCTATCCTAGATCCTGTCAACAGTAAAAGTATCGTGGATTCAATAAAAGCCTGTAAAGAATACACTTCAAGAAACCCGGAACCAATATTCTTTGGCGCGGGTAATGTAGCAGAACTCATAGATGTGGATTCAACAGGAGTGAACGCCCTACTCGCAGGCATGGGCATGGAATTAGGCGCCGGCATACTCTTCACACCAGAAGTAAGTGGGAAAAACAAAGGCAGCACATACGAACTCGCAGTAGCATCACGCATGATGTTTCTTGCAAAAAATAGAAAATCAATCCCCAAAAACCTAGGTATAGACCTCATAATCTTCAAGGACAAAAGAAAGCATGAAAAAATAAAAGAAAAAATAAAAGTCCCAATACTCGAAGCACATGGTGGGATCAAATTCACACAAGATAAAGCAGGAAGTTTCAAAATACTAGTAGAAGATGGTAAAATAAAAGTGATACACTACAAAAACATGGAAGCACAAATCGCACTAGTATCAGATAATGCCAAAAAATTATATGAAGAAATCATAAAAAGGAACCTTGTAACCCGCCTAGAACATGCAGCATACCTAGGAGCCGAATTACAAAAAGCCGAAATAGCACTCATCACAGGAAAAGATTACAGACAAGATCTTGAACTTTTCAGAAAACCATTTAAACTATGA
- the phoU gene encoding phosphate signaling complex protein PhoU, with the protein MEKKYPRILFRKRLKDLRKDVEKVAQKTLETHKKSTNLLFDFDKKRKEEVISASKEIDDMVFNLERKCISLIAAEQPVAKDLRFIEACIKVGSHLKRIGYLAADIAEYSENIKDEEIPKKPLEDLMHMADFVQMMLSKGIYSFLDQNIEMAKELRHDDDKVDDLFDQTLEHVTISMFKDKEAINYLVNLLFIARFLERVADRAVSIADRTIFMITCEKP; encoded by the coding sequence ATGGAGAAGAAATATCCAAGAATACTTTTCAGAAAAAGGTTAAAAGATTTGAGGAAAGATGTGGAAAAAGTAGCCCAGAAAACCCTTGAAACACATAAAAAGTCTACAAACCTCTTATTCGATTTCGACAAAAAGAGAAAGGAGGAAGTGATCTCAGCCAGTAAAGAGATAGATGATATGGTATTTAACCTTGAAAGGAAATGTATAAGTTTGATAGCTGCTGAACAGCCAGTTGCAAAGGATCTGAGATTTATAGAGGCTTGTATAAAAGTTGGAAGCCATCTTAAAAGGATAGGGTATCTCGCAGCTGATATAGCAGAATATTCTGAGAATATAAAAGATGAGGAAATACCCAAAAAACCCCTAGAAGATCTCATGCACATGGCAGATTTTGTCCAGATGATGCTCTCTAAGGGGATATATTCATTCCTTGATCAAAACATAGAAATGGCAAAAGAACTCAGACACGACGATGACAAAGTGGATGACTTATTCGACCAAACACTAGAACATGTAACGATTAGTATGTTCAAAGATAAAGAAGCCATTAATTATCTTGTAAATCTATTATTCATAGCAAGATTCCTTGAAAGAGTGGCTGACAGGGCTGTGAGCATAGCTGACAGGACAATATTCATGATAACATGTGAAAAACCATAG
- a CDS encoding phosphate ABC transporter substrate-binding protein: protein MDIKWKGGIILIFVILIYLLLRPGVHYERIEIAGSTSVQPVAEKLAAEYMKKHPDVKINIQGGGSGMGIRTAQQGVVDIGTSSKSLKPEEKDGLREYVIGKDGIVIAVNKENPINDLTKEQLRDIFSGKIRNWKEVGGPDAEIHVIVREEGSGTRSSFQSLVMKDTKIRKDAIVQGSTESVKQAVKQDPYAIGFVSMSHMSDDVKALKIDGVQPSEKTVADGSYPLVVPFIFLTKGEPTGVVKDFIKWVFSPEGQNIIRSERIVPAIANVSDDD from the coding sequence TTGGATATAAAATGGAAAGGGGGGATAATACTCATATTTGTCATCTTAATCTACCTATTATTAAGACCAGGCGTCCATTATGAGAGAATCGAGATAGCAGGTTCAACATCTGTACAGCCAGTGGCTGAAAAACTTGCAGCTGAATACATGAAAAAACACCCGGACGTTAAAATAAACATACAAGGCGGAGGATCTGGTATGGGCATCAGAACAGCCCAACAGGGTGTTGTGGATATAGGTACAAGTTCAAAATCCCTTAAACCCGAAGAAAAGGATGGTTTAAGAGAATATGTTATCGGGAAAGATGGTATAGTGATAGCAGTGAACAAAGAAAACCCCATAAACGACTTGACAAAAGAACAACTTAGAGACATATTCAGTGGAAAAATACGAAACTGGAAGGAAGTAGGAGGCCCAGACGCCGAAATACATGTCATAGTCCGGGAAGAAGGATCAGGGACCAGAAGTTCATTCCAGAGCCTAGTAATGAAAGATACTAAAATAAGAAAGGATGCAATAGTTCAAGGATCCACAGAATCAGTTAAACAAGCAGTTAAACAAGACCCATATGCTATAGGTTTTGTTTCAATGTCCCATATGAGCGATGATGTAAAAGCCCTCAAAATTGATGGTGTCCAACCATCTGAGAAAACAGTCGCCGATGGATCATACCCACTTGTCGTTCCATTCATATTCCTTACAAAGGGCGAACCGACCGGTGTCGTGAAGGACTTCATAAAGTGGGTTTTTTCACCAGAAGGACAGAACATAATAAGAAGTGAAAGAATTGTACCTGCAATAGCAAATGTTTCAGATGATGACTAA
- the pstA gene encoding phosphate ABC transporter permease PstA, which translates to MSLRLISPKTTQKIMNGILWASGIFTIIILIVIIGYILIKGLPAVNLEFLLSEPIDSGRAGGIAPMIVSSIYVTLLAVLIATPLGIGAAVYMAEYAGETQIVKLIKFGAETLASIPSIVFGLFGLSFFVIFLGLGWSLLSGGLVLALMALPTIFQVAVVSIESVPRSYREASWALGATNWETIYRVVIPAAMPGIVTGIILGMARAISEAAAVMFVVGSALSMPISIFDPGRPLPLHLYVLATEGLSLKNAYGTAAVLVIMVLIITVTTNTLVERYRKKIMGR; encoded by the coding sequence ATGTCACTTAGGCTTATTTCACCCAAAACCACCCAGAAGATAATGAATGGAATACTATGGGCTTCTGGGATATTCACAATAATAATACTCATAGTGATCATAGGCTACATACTCATCAAAGGTTTGCCAGCAGTTAACCTCGAATTCTTACTGTCAGAGCCCATAGATTCTGGCAGAGCTGGTGGTATAGCCCCAATGATAGTCTCAAGCATCTATGTGACACTATTAGCGGTTTTAATCGCAACACCACTTGGTATTGGGGCTGCAGTTTACATGGCAGAATATGCTGGTGAAACGCAGATAGTTAAGCTCATAAAATTTGGTGCTGAAACATTAGCATCAATACCCTCAATAGTCTTCGGATTATTTGGATTATCATTCTTTGTTATATTCCTCGGACTTGGATGGTCCCTCCTTTCAGGAGGTCTTGTACTCGCACTTATGGCTTTACCCACAATATTCCAAGTGGCCGTAGTATCTATTGAGAGCGTGCCAAGATCCTACAGGGAAGCAAGCTGGGCATTAGGCGCTACTAATTGGGAAACAATCTACAGGGTTGTGATACCCGCAGCAATGCCGGGGATAGTCACGGGAATAATATTGGGGATGGCCAGAGCCATATCAGAGGCTGCTGCGGTAATGTTTGTCGTTGGATCCGCTCTTTCAATGCCAATTTCCATCTTCGACCCTGGGAGGCCTCTTCCATTACACTTATATGTGCTTGCCACAGAGGGACTTTCCCTTAAAAACGCTTATGGGACTGCAGCTGTCCTCGTGATAATGGTCCTTATTATTACAGTCACTACCAATACTCTTGTTGAAAGGTATCGGAAGAAAATTATGGGGCGATGA
- the porD gene encoding pyruvate synthase subunit PorD, which yields MEIGATVKEPGSTRKNKTGSWRTFKPILDKEKCIECDNCVLFCPDACISPEYEIDYDYCKGCGICAEECPVEAIKMERER from the coding sequence ATGGAAATTGGAGCCACCGTAAAAGAACCCGGAAGCACGCGAAAAAACAAAACAGGCAGCTGGAGAACTTTCAAACCAATCCTTGACAAAGAAAAGTGTATAGAATGCGACAACTGCGTATTATTCTGTCCAGACGCATGCATAAGCCCAGAATATGAAATAGATTATGATTACTGCAAAGGATGCGGGATATGCGCAGAAGAATGTCCCGTAGAAGCAATAAAAATGGAAAGAGAAAGATAA
- the pstB gene encoding phosphate ABC transporter ATP-binding protein PstB: MYRIEVEDLNVYFGEDHILKDVNLKIPKNTVTALIGPSGCGKSTFIRTLNRMNDVIPGFRHEGHVYLDGKDIYDPDVDVVELRKKVGMVFQKPNPFPKSVFENVAYGLRVHGITDKEVIENRVVESLKAAALWDEVKDKLDQTALSLSGGQQQRLCIARTIAIEPEVILMDEPCSALDPISTTKIEDLIHKLKRDFTIIIVTHNMQQATRVSKYTAFFLNGEIVESGLTERIFVEPKDKRTEEYITGRFG; this comes from the coding sequence ATGTACAGGATTGAAGTTGAAGATTTAAACGTTTACTTTGGTGAAGACCACATCTTAAAAGATGTGAATTTGAAGATACCTAAGAATACTGTGACAGCTCTTATAGGCCCATCTGGTTGCGGTAAATCAACTTTTATAAGGACACTTAATAGGATGAATGATGTTATACCTGGTTTCCGTCATGAAGGTCATGTTTATTTAGATGGGAAAGACATTTATGATCCTGACGTAGATGTGGTTGAGTTAAGAAAAAAGGTTGGTATGGTTTTCCAAAAGCCGAATCCATTCCCAAAATCTGTATTTGAAAATGTTGCATATGGTCTCCGTGTCCATGGGATAACTGACAAGGAAGTGATAGAGAATAGGGTTGTGGAAAGTTTAAAGGCAGCTGCGCTTTGGGATGAAGTTAAAGATAAATTAGATCAGACAGCTCTCAGCCTTTCAGGGGGGCAACAACAACGTCTGTGCATTGCAAGGACGATAGCTATAGAACCAGAGGTGATATTAATGGATGAACCATGTTCTGCGTTAGATCCTATTTCAACCACTAAAATTGAAGACTTGATACACAAACTAAAGCGCGACTTCACTATAATAATAGTAACACATAATATGCAACAGGCTACAAGGGTCTCAAAGTATACTGCGTTCTTTTTAAATGGTGAGATCGTCGAAAGTGGTTTGACAGAGAGGATTTTTGTAGAACCAAAAGATAAGAGGACAGAAGAATACATAACTGGTAGATTTGGATAA
- a CDS encoding fumarate hydratase — protein sequence MISQGMVKETVCQLFKKATTTLPRDVESALRRAFREEKDEIALLNLKAILENIKIAKEKRIPICQDTGLPIVFVKMGNVRVEKLYDGIIEGVRMATSQIPLRPNVVDPISRENTGDNTGKMIPQIDLELVDTDSLEITVMPKGFGSENNNRLRMGLPSEGLEGIKDFVVETVIRAGGKPCPPIIVGIGVGGSSDLALKLAKRALLKKIGERNEDDKIAELEESILEEINRSGIGPMGLGGKTTALDVKIETAHTHTAGLPIGVCIQCWASRHATAILKP from the coding sequence ATGATCAGCCAAGGAATGGTCAAGGAAACAGTATGCCAACTTTTCAAAAAAGCCACCACTACACTGCCCAGGGATGTTGAATCAGCCCTCAGAAGAGCCTTCAGAGAAGAAAAGGATGAAATAGCATTATTAAACTTGAAGGCAATCCTAGAAAATATAAAGATCGCCAAGGAAAAAAGGATACCAATATGCCAGGATACAGGACTCCCTATAGTATTCGTGAAAATGGGTAATGTTAGAGTTGAAAAACTTTATGATGGGATCATAGAAGGAGTTAGAATGGCGACATCACAGATCCCACTAAGGCCTAATGTTGTGGATCCTATCTCAAGGGAGAATACTGGGGATAACACTGGTAAAATGATCCCACAGATAGACTTAGAATTAGTAGATACCGATTCTCTCGAAATAACGGTTATGCCAAAGGGTTTTGGTTCAGAGAATAACAACAGGCTAAGAATGGGACTGCCCAGTGAAGGCCTTGAAGGTATTAAAGATTTCGTGGTTGAAACAGTGATTAGAGCCGGTGGCAAACCATGCCCACCCATAATAGTCGGGATAGGTGTTGGCGGATCTTCAGATCTCGCGTTAAAGCTTGCCAAAAGAGCTTTACTTAAAAAAATTGGGGAACGAAACGAAGACGATAAAATAGCAGAACTGGAAGAAAGCATACTCGAGGAAATAAATAGGAGTGGTATAGGCCCAATGGGACTTGGTGGTAAAACAACCGCATTAGATGTTAAGATAGAAACTGCTCACACCCATACCGCAGGATTACCTATTGGTGTCTGCATACAATGTTGGGCTTCAAGACATGCCACCGCCATATTAAAGCCATGA
- the porA gene encoding pyruvate synthase subunit PorA yields the protein MTLKIISTNRAVAEAVKLAKPDVIPVYPITPQTSISEYLAQFVANGELEAEYIRVESEHSAMSACIGASAAGVRVFTATSSQGLALMHEMLFAAAGLRNPIVMANANRSLSAPLSIWNDHQDSIAERDSGWIQVYVESAQEAFDSILISYKVSENKKVLLPSMVCLDGFILTHTVEPVEILPEEEIDNFLPEYKPEHAILDPENPMSLGTFTDPNYYMEARYQIEEATQRSKKIIEKVNKEFNETFNRKYNFIEEYRCEDADIVLVAMGSLCSTLKELVDEFRKEGKKVGLLKVRVYRPFPAKEIYNAIKDADKIAVLDKDITFSMGGALYTDMRAKIRDKEIYNFILGLGGRDITPQNVKEIVEKTEKPEKDITWIGLKEGS from the coding sequence ATGACACTAAAAATAATATCAACAAATCGGGCAGTCGCAGAGGCCGTGAAACTCGCCAAACCAGACGTCATACCCGTTTATCCAATAACACCACAAACCTCCATATCAGAATACCTAGCACAATTCGTAGCCAACGGAGAACTAGAAGCCGAATACATACGAGTAGAATCAGAACACAGCGCCATGAGCGCATGCATAGGAGCATCAGCAGCCGGTGTAAGAGTATTCACAGCAACATCATCCCAAGGACTAGCACTAATGCACGAAATGCTATTCGCAGCAGCAGGCCTCAGAAACCCCATCGTAATGGCAAACGCCAACAGATCACTCTCAGCCCCCCTAAGCATATGGAACGATCACCAAGACTCCATAGCAGAAAGAGACTCAGGCTGGATACAAGTATATGTCGAAAGCGCACAAGAAGCCTTTGACTCCATACTCATATCATATAAAGTATCAGAAAACAAGAAGGTACTCCTACCCAGCATGGTCTGCCTAGACGGGTTCATATTAACACACACAGTAGAACCAGTTGAAATACTCCCAGAAGAAGAAATAGACAACTTCCTACCAGAGTACAAACCAGAACATGCAATATTAGACCCAGAAAATCCAATGTCTCTCGGAACATTCACAGACCCAAACTATTACATGGAAGCAAGATACCAAATCGAAGAAGCCACACAAAGATCTAAAAAAATCATAGAAAAGGTTAACAAAGAATTCAACGAAACATTCAACCGCAAATACAACTTCATCGAAGAATACCGATGTGAAGATGCGGATATCGTGCTCGTGGCAATGGGATCCCTCTGCAGCACCCTAAAAGAATTAGTCGATGAATTCAGAAAAGAAGGTAAAAAAGTCGGCCTACTCAAAGTAAGAGTCTACAGACCATTCCCAGCAAAAGAAATTTATAATGCAATTAAAGACGCTGATAAAATAGCAGTCCTTGATAAAGACATCACATTTAGCATGGGAGGAGCACTCTACACAGATATGAGGGCTAAAATACGCGACAAAGAAATTTACAATTTCATCCTAGGATTAGGAGGACGCGACATAACACCCCAAAATGTTAAGGAGATTGTGGAGAAAACAGAAAAACCAGAAAAGGACATCACATGGATCGGATTAAAGGAGGGATCCTAA
- the pstC gene encoding phosphate ABC transporter permease subunit PstC: MISRTREMLIEKGLFLTAIFSIIIIILLIVLFIFREAIPIFQDYGFIHFIFGWEWAPSDGEYGVFTMIVGSLCITFLSLAIAVPFSFLCAIFMAEIAPQFMRRILKPVIETLAAIPSVVYGFFGLIVLVPLVRTHIGGTGFGILTASLILAIMIMPTIISVSEDAIKSVPLEYKEASLALGATHWQTIRYVIVPAAIPGIITSIILAMGRAIGETLAVIMVAGNVAQIPSSILDPVRALTSNIALEMGYATGLHYSALFGTAVILFIVIMILLVIANYFHYKKKIVVGGGYL; encoded by the coding sequence ATGATAAGTAGGACAAGAGAAATGTTAATTGAAAAAGGACTTTTCCTAACCGCAATATTCTCAATAATAATAATAATATTACTAATAGTACTTTTCATCTTCAGAGAAGCCATACCAATATTCCAAGACTATGGTTTTATACATTTCATATTCGGTTGGGAATGGGCCCCTTCAGATGGAGAATATGGCGTATTTACAATGATAGTAGGATCATTATGTATTACTTTCCTCTCACTCGCCATTGCAGTTCCCTTCTCATTTTTATGCGCAATTTTCATGGCGGAAATAGCACCACAATTCATGAGAAGAATCCTCAAACCAGTCATTGAAACACTAGCAGCCATACCATCTGTCGTATACGGATTCTTTGGACTCATAGTCCTAGTACCCCTTGTAAGGACACATATTGGGGGCACAGGCTTCGGCATACTCACAGCCTCATTAATACTTGCCATCATGATAATGCCCACAATAATAAGTGTATCAGAGGATGCGATCAAATCGGTTCCATTGGAATACAAGGAAGCGTCACTCGCCCTAGGAGCAACCCATTGGCAGACAATAAGATATGTAATAGTCCCGGCTGCAATACCAGGTATAATTACGTCTATTATCCTCGCGATGGGAAGAGCCATCGGTGAAACACTAGCAGTTATAATGGTAGCAGGTAACGTGGCACAGATCCCAAGTTCAATATTGGATCCTGTAAGGGCATTAACATCAAACATAGCCCTTGAGATGGGATACGCAACAGGATTACATTATAGCGCACTCTTTGGAACAGCCGTAATATTATTCATAGTCATCATGATATTGCTGGTAATCGCCAACTACTTCCACTACAAGAAAAAAATAGTAGTCGGAGGAGGCTACCTATAG
- a CDS encoding 4Fe-4S dicluster domain-containing protein, with translation MRELILSPELCDECVKCERICPRNAIRLLNGVPIFCMHCAPEKAPCLNICPENAIIEKEGAIIIDEEKCVGCGLCRDACPIGAIYMDEHGTPRKCDLCIEYDKPLCISICPTGALIESSEDLLSTKRDKLATELKKIKDLIQL, from the coding sequence TTGCGAGAGTTAATCTTAAGCCCAGAATTATGCGATGAATGCGTAAAATGTGAAAGAATATGCCCAAGGAATGCTATCCGCTTATTAAATGGCGTGCCAATCTTTTGTATGCACTGCGCCCCAGAAAAAGCCCCCTGTCTCAACATCTGCCCAGAAAACGCCATAATAGAAAAAGAAGGAGCCATTATAATCGATGAAGAAAAATGTGTAGGCTGCGGTTTATGCCGAGACGCTTGTCCCATAGGCGCAATTTACATGGATGAACATGGAACTCCGCGTAAATGTGACCTATGTATAGAATATGATAAACCACTTTGTATCTCAATCTGTCCCACAGGAGCTTTAATAGAAAGTTCAGAGGATCTATTATCCACCAAGAGGGATAAACTAGCAACCGAACTTAAAAAGATCAAGGACTTAATCCAATTATAG
- a CDS encoding 4Fe-4S dicluster domain-containing protein: MKKILSQPELCDGCRDCEEACEELYGAPRIIIREINGTYYPIICQQCEDAPCKAICPTEAINETIDFERCIGCGLCMIVCPFGAIVLSERKAHKCNQCPKLDTPACIKACSKRALSIVDAEKLKLEKQEKHIAKMARTAKPKFDILELVSKSKKAEEKLK; the protein is encoded by the coding sequence TTGAAAAAGATCTTGAGCCAACCAGAATTATGTGACGGTTGCAGAGACTGCGAAGAAGCCTGTGAAGAGCTCTATGGGGCTCCTAGGATAATAATACGTGAAATAAATGGGACATATTATCCTATAATATGTCAACAGTGCGAGGACGCCCCATGTAAGGCAATATGCCCTACTGAAGCAATCAATGAAACCATAGACTTTGAAAGATGTATAGGCTGCGGACTCTGCATGATAGTATGCCCATTCGGCGCCATAGTACTATCAGAGAGAAAAGCCCACAAATGTAACCAATGCCCAAAACTAGACACGCCAGCTTGCATAAAAGCTTGCTCCAAAAGAGCCTTATCTATAGTAGACGCTGAAAAACTAAAACTCGAAAAACAAGAAAAACACATAGCAAAAATGGCAAGAACCGCAAAACCAAAATTTGACATACTAGAATTGGTCTCAAAAAGCAAAAAAGCCGAGGAGAAACTAAAATAG